Proteins encoded by one window of Antechinus flavipes isolate AdamAnt ecotype Samford, QLD, Australia chromosome 4, AdamAnt_v2, whole genome shotgun sequence:
- the LOC127559021 gene encoding aurora kinase B-like gives MNRSRTVLESSSNQLAAVPGRIGVDGSNVKLNLQVRHFKIDDFEIGRPLGKGKFGNVYLAREKNSQFIVALKVLFKSQMEKEGVEHQLRREIEIRSHLRHPNILRLYNYFHDRRRVYLILEYAPRGELYKELQKSHAFDQQHTATIMEELADALIYCHRKKVIHRDIKPENLLMGLRGELKIADFGWSVHAPSLRRKTMCGTLDYLPPEMIEGRTHDEKVDLWCIGVLCYELLVGNPPFESSSHSETYRQITKVDLKFPSSVSSGAQDLISKLLRHNPLERLPLTQVLEHPWVQAHSRRVLPPCSPHPAH, from the coding sequence ATGAATCGTTCTAGAACTGTTCTAGAGTCTTCAAGCAATCAGCTAGCAGCTGTGCCTGGCAGGATAGGGGTGGATGGCAGCAATGTGAAATTGAATCTCCAGGTGCGTCATTTCAAAATTGATGACTTTGAAATTGGGCGGCCACTGGGTAAGGGCAAGTTTGGAAATGTGTACCTGGCTCGGGAAAAGAACAGTCAGTTCATTGTGGCACTGAAGGTTCTCTTCAAGTCtcagatggagaaggaaggtGTTGAACACCAGCTTCGAAGAGAGATTGAGATCCGATCTCATCTTAGGCATCCCAACATACTTCGCCTCTACAATTATTTCCATGACCGGCGAAGGGTTTATCTGATTCTGGAATATGCGCCTCGGGGCGAATTATACAAGGAGCTGCAGAAGAGCCATGCATTTGACCAGCAACACACAGCCACGATCATGGAGGAGCTGGCAGATGCCTTGATCTATTGCCATAGGAAGAAAGTGATTCACAGAGACATTAAGCCTGAGAATCTACTCATGGGACTTCGTGGAGAGCTCAAGATTGCTGACTTCGGCTGGTCTGTCCATGCCCCCTCCCTTAGGAGGAAGACAATGTGTGGGACCTTAGACTATCTTCCCCCTGAGATGATTGAAGGACGTACACATGATGAAAAGGTGGATCTTTGGTGCATTGGAGTATTGTGCTATGAGCTATTAGTGGGAAATCCTCCCTTTGAAAGTTCCTCTCACAGTGAGACCTATAGACAGATCACCAAGGTGGACCTGAAATTCCCTTCATCTGTTTCTTCTGGAGCCCAGGACCTGATCTCTAAACTGCTGAGGCATAATCCCTTAGAACGACTTCCCCTCACTCAGGTCTTGGAACACCCCTGGGTACAGGCCCATTCCCGGAGAGTGCTTCCTCCTTGTTCCCCCCATCCTGCCCACTGA